In Planococcus versutus, the DNA window TGGAAATGGACAAACAATGAAGTGAAAAAAGGCAGTAAGCTCATTATTCGTCCAGGACAAGATGCTATCTTTATGAACAACGGCAAAGTCGAAGGGATTTTTGAAGACGAAGGCGAATACGATATTGAATCAGAAATCGTGCCATTCTTATCAACTTTAAAAGGTTTCCGCTTTGGCTTTAATAGTGGCATGCGTGTAGAAGTGTTGTTTGTGAACACAAAAGAATTTACGGTTCGTTGGGGCACACAAAACCCAATTAATATTCCGTCACCTCAATTACCTGGGGGCCTGCCTATTCGAGCGAATGGAACATTTCAATTTAAAGTCAGCGATTACATTGGCTTGATCGATAAAATCGCAGGAGTTCGCAATAGTTATGTAGTTGAAGACGTGAAAATTCGTATTACGGCCATTCTGGACCAACTTTTAATGAGATGGATCAGTAAAGAAGGCAGGGATATGTTCAACTTGCAAGCCAATGCGCATGAAATTGGTAAAGGTATTCAAGATGATTTGAACATGCAACTAATGGATGACGGCATGAAAGTGACCGGCTTCCAAGTCATGAGCTTTAATTATCCGAAAGAAATTCAAGACATGATCAACAAAAGTGCCTCGCACGGCATGGTGGGTGATGTGTCAAAATACCAGCAAATTTCTGTAGCGGATGCCATGGGCAAATCGTCGGGATCCAATACGGCATCTGACATGGCAGGCATGATGATGGGTATGAACATCGCTAAAGACATGATGAATGATCAAACAGAAGACAGCCATAAGCAACAAGCTGCTGTACATTCGACCGAATCAACTTCACAATCAGAGAGTGGTGGGAAAACCGTGCCGAAATTCTGTCCAAACTGTGGGCAGAAAAACGAAGGTGCAAAATTCTGTCCGAATTGCGGTCAGAAATTAAGTTGAAAACGATTGAACCACTGTAGGAGGTAGCTCCTACAGTGGTTTTTTTCTATACACACGCATTTTTTATTTTGTTTATGTAGTAGAATAGCAGAAAGACGTCACTGGAATTCATATATTCAAGAGGGGAATCAACAAAAAACAATAACTAATCTGTAATAAGAACGGAGTAACAAACAATGAATTCACCACGCTTTAAACTAAGTTCAATCATTATTTTCTTTATTTGTCTTGTGGTATTGATTTCGTTATCAGTCACCATCTTTTTGATCACGAACGTAACGAGTAGAAATATAGAAAATCAATTAGAGCAAAAAGCGATAAATACTTCGCGTACAGTTGCCGAATCGCAAATAGTTAAAAGTGGCTTAGTGTTTTCTGAAATGGAAGAAGGAATTCAAGAATATGCGCAAGCGGTTCAACAAGCGACCAATGTGCTATTTGTAGTCGTCATAGATATGGAAGGAGTACGAAAATCACATCCCGATCCCAAAAAAATCGGTAAGTCATTTATGGGTGGAGACGAAATACAAGCATTAAGAGGTAAAGACTATACGTCAAAATCAACAGGGACCTTAGGAGAATCGTTGCGTTCATTTACTCCTGTTATGGATACTGAGGGAACTCAGCTTGGGGTTGTGGTGGTGGGTATTTCACTTGAAGAAGTACAGTCGGCTATTCAGCAAAGCCAATTCAAAATTTTAACGGGTTCTGCTACTGGATTATTAGTCGGAATTATAGGTGCTTTTTGGTTGGCATGGTATATCAAGAAGAGCTTGTTTGGTTTGGAGCCCTATTCAATTGCACGCATTCACGAAGAGCGAAATCAAATGCTGCAGTCTGTTTACGAAGGAGTTATTGCAATTGATGTAGATTCAAAAGTTGTGTTAGTTAATAAATCGGCGAGACGAATTTTTCATCAAGCTGGTTTGATGACTAAAGAGCCGATTGGCATGGATATAGGTGATTTTCTGCCAGGAGCCATGTTAGAACAAATGCTAAAACAAACAGCACCTGAATTGGATGAAGAGCAAAATTTTAATGGCGTATCTGTAATTTCAAATCGCGTACCACTTATCGTTAACGGTCACGTAATTGGTGCAATTGCTACATTCCGAGACAAAACAGAAGTAAATTTACTAGCAGAACAGCTGACAGGCATTCGGTTGTATGCAGATACGTTGCGCGCACAATCTCATGAATTTATGAATCAACTTCATGTATTGCTTGGTATGATTAAGTTAGAAGAATATGAACAAGTTAAGCAATTTATCGCAAAGTTAACAGATCATCAAGTACATGAAGTAGGAGCAGTCACACAACACATAAAAGACCCTGTTCTTTCAGGTTTCATCATCGGGAAAATAAGTTATGCGAGAGAAACACAAGTCGAACTTGTGGTTCACTGTGAAACAGAAATTCCTCAACCCAAAGATGGTTCTGTAACACATGAACTCATCACGATTCTTGGAAATGTCATTGATAACGCAATAGACAGTGTGCAAGGTCAACAACAACGAAGTGTAGCTGTTCGTTTTTCTTACATAGACGAATTATTAGAACTGACTGTAACAGATTCAGGTCCTGGTATTGCTCTACATATGCAAGAAACCATCTTTTCAAAAGGAATTTCTTCTAAAGAAGGTAAAAATCATGGATTTGGACTTTACTTGTCTAAACGAAGTGTTGAAAAACTCGAAGGGTCTATCGATGTCCTCTCTGATGAAAACCAAACTATTTTTTCAATCGTTGTTCCATATGAAGCTGGAGGTGAGCTAGTGTGATTAATGTACTAATTGTAGAAGATGATCCAATGGTAGCAGAGCTAAACCGACAATATGTGGCAAAGGTAAATGGCTTTACCGTCATTGGTCACGCTAGTGATTCTAGCAAAGCAGTTGAATTACTGGCAACAGTGGAAGTAGATTTACTATTGCTAGATATTCATATGCCTGGAATGGATGGGCTCGACTTTTTAAGACAGCTTCGTGAAGAAAAAGAAGATGTAGATGTTATTCTTATCACTGCAGCATCCGATGTTGGTCAAATTCAACAAGCGCTTAGACTGGGAGCGATAGATTACTTGATCAAACCGTTTGAATTCAACCGTTTCCAGGAATCACTTTTGCAATACAAAGCTCATCATTTCAGCCTAGATAGAAAAAATAAAGTAGATCAACAAGAACTTGACCAAATGCTACAAAAAAAGAGCCATTCTGCACAACGTAGCGATGCAGTGCCAAAAGGATTGACGAAAACAACGTTGAAAAAAATTATTGAATTGACCTTGGCAATCGATAGAGATACGTTTTCAACAGAAGATATTGCGGAAATTAGCCGTATTTCACGTGTCTCAGTGAGAAAGTATTTAAAATTTTTGACGGAAATCGGTTACTTAGAAGAAAACCTAGATTACGGAATTGGTCGTCCGATTTATCGCTACTTCATAAAAAGAAAGAATCGACACGTGATTATCCCTTACTTATAAAGCAGCCATATAGGCTGCTTTTTTTAATTACAATAAGTTCAATACTTTCAAATGGTATCTGTTTTCTGACTATTTAACTAACATAAAAAAGTAGAAGGTTGAAAGCGCTTTCTGCTTGGAGCTATCCCTCAACAAAAAGTATAGGAATAGTCGTAACGGAAATACATTATCGATAAAAAATAGAAGACGGAGTTGACAGCAATGAAAGAAAAAAAACAAAACACACCGCCCGATCTGCCGGTGAGACATAATTTAGGAACGTTCTCGATTTTTAATATTCCCATCTTGTGGTTTGCTATTTTTACTGCAATTGCACTTTATGCGATGTATACAGATAACCTACCGGCAGGCATGATTGGTGCGTTGTTAATCATCATGGTTCTGGGGGAACTGCTTGGGTGGATTGGCGACCACACCCCCATTGTCCGTACGTTTTTAGGCGGTGGAGCGATTGTTGCCATATTTGGTTCAGCATATATGGTCTACAGTGGCTTAATGCCTGAATCCACAACGACGCTTATTACAGAATTCATGAAAGATGGAGACTTCTTAAACTTCTATATTGCCGCGCTAATTACCGGAAGTATTTTGGGGATGGAGTCAAAAGTGTTGGTAAAAGCGGGCGTTCGTTACGCATTGCCATTGCTGGCCGCTGTAGCCGGTGCTGTGTTGTTAGCAGCATTAGTAGGATTAGTTCTTGGGTTTAGTGTTCAAGATGCAGTACTGGTCATTGCCATGCCGATTATGGGTGGAGGCATGGGTGCAGGTGCCGTACCGATGTCACAAGTGTATTCGGAAATGCTAGGAAATGAACCTGGGTATTATTTGTCCATTTTAGTACCAGCGTTAGCACTAGGTAACGTCTTTGCTATTATTATTGCTAGTATTTTAAATATTGTTGGCAAAAAATATCCGAGTTTGACTGGAAATGGCCAATTAATCAAAGGCTTTCATTATGAGAAAAAAGAAGCACCCGAATACAGTTTAGCGAAAATGGGCATTGGCGTTTTAGCAGCCGTATCGTTTTACATGTTAGGAAATCTATTAGGTGATGTGATTCCGCTTCATCCTTACGCGATCATGATTATTTTGGTTGCTGGTTTGAAAGTAGCGAATATCATGCCAGAAGTTATTGTTGAAGGCGCAAGCCAGTGGTACGAATTTGTTGCGAGAAACTGGACCAATGCGTTATTGATCGGTATTGGTGTAGCGTATACAGATTTAGCTGCTGTGTTGGATGCATTAAGCATTGAGTATGTTCTTATCGTACTTGCTGTTGTTATTGGAGCCGTAATCGGTTCAGGCGTTGTTGGGAAGTTTATGGGCTTCTATCCAATCGAAGCTGCGATTACAGCAGGTCTTTGTATGGCGAACATGGGTGGGACAGGAGATGTAGCCGTATTATCTGCAGCACGGAGAATGGAATTGATGCCATTCGCACAAATCTCTTCTCGTTTAGGTGGCGCATTGATTTTGCTGCTAGCTAGCATATTCATCCCATTTTTCATCTAGCAAGCTCAAACATCCACTCGCAAGCAACGCGAGTGGATGTTTTTTGTTTTATGCGATTTCCTGTTTTGGAGATTTTTGAATATTTATTTGATGTGCCTTTTTCTATGTATCCACGCCTTGTATATAATATCGCGAAATGAAAGAACTCTTCTTTTTTAATGATTCGACTCGCGGTATTTTTAAAGCAAAGGTTGTTAGACTTCCGAAAGAGTGCTATGGTTAGATAGTTGAATCAATTTAATAATTGGTTTTATTTCAAAAATTCAACCATTTGAGCAGCTGGGTATAAACTAGTTTCGAATGGGTTTATCAAATGCTTCTTGCATGTGAACTTGTTGTAAACTGAAAAAATCAGAGCAAATTGCTAAAAAGTTTTTAGATGAATGAGGAGATTTTTAATAAAATCACTCTTTTTACATAAGCTGTATGTCTATACAGAGACATAGAGACGTCTTGCCTAACCAGTTAAATGGATGAGCGAGAAGTCCTTTTTTTTATGGAAGAAAAAAAGTTTTCAGCTGAAGAGATAAAGTTGAATTCAACTACTATAGAAGGAGGTACTCATGCTCAAATTTGAAAATGTAAGTAAAGTGTTTAACGGAGGATTTAAAGCAGTCGATTCGGTTAGCTTTGATATTCCAGAAGGCGAATTTCTCGTACTTATTGGTCCCAGTGGGTCAGGAAAATCAACAACGATGAAAATGATCAATCAGATGGTTCCTCATACAAGTGGAACGATTTCGATTAATGGGCAAGACATTATGAGTTTGAATGCTTCAGAGCTTCGCCGGAATATCGGTTATGTGATCCAGCAAATTGGTCTTTTTCCTCATTACACGATTGAAAAAAACATCGCGACGGTTCCTGAACTAAAAGGCTGGTCAAAAGAAGAAATCCGCGTACGTGTTAAAGAACTAATGGAATTAGTGGGTCTGGATCCTGAGGTTTTCGCTTCTCGCTACCCGAAAGAATTGTCTGGTGGACAGCAACAACGTGTAGGTGTTGCACGAGCACTGGCATCAAATCCAGAAATTATCTTAATGGATGAACCGTTTGGTGCATTAGATCCAATCACACGAGACCAACTGCAGTTTGAGTTGATTTCACTGCAACGGAAATTAAAGAAGACGATTGTTTTTGTTACGCATGATATGGACGAAGCGTTAAAACTAGGCGACCGTATTGCAATTATGAAAGATGGCAAATTACTTCAACTCGACACCCCGGAAAAATTACTACGAGAACCGTCCCACGGTTTTGTAGAAGAGTTTATCGGCAAACATCGGATTACCCAAAATCCTGAACTGATGCCTGTCTCTGCTGTTATGACAGAAAAAGTGATAACTGCACAAATCGGTATGTCTCCATCGAAAGCACTAGTAATGACACGACAGCATCAAATCACGAGTTTGATTATCGTGAACGAAGCAGGTGCCTTAGTAGGTCTTGTTTCTTCTTATAAACTCATCAAAAAAATAGACGAGATCCACTCGCTTGAAGAAATCATGGAAGCGCCAAAAACGGTGTTGCCACTGTCGGCAACAGCGAAAGAAGCTATTGTTTTGATGACCACGGCACAACTTGGCATTATTCCAATACTCGATGAAACGCTTCGCGTAAAAGGTCTCGTTACAAGTGGTACATTACTTTCTGCATTGTCCAGTCAGTGGACAGAAATGGAGGAAGTAAATGAATAATTTAAATATCATTGAACAGCTCGTAGAACAAGCGCAAATGCGCTGGCAAGATGTGATTCAAGCCACCTCTGTCCATATCCAACTTGTTTTCTTCTCGATGCTGATCGCTGTCGTGTTAGGTGTCACGCTTGGAATTTTAATCACGCGCGTTCCTTCGCTTGCGACAGTCGTATTAGGCGGAGCCGGTGTTATGCAAACGATACCAAGCTTAGCTTTACTAGGCTTTATGATTCCTATTTTTGGAATTGGTGTAAACACAGCGATTGCTGCGTTATTTTTGTATTCATTGCTTCCAATTATTCGAAATACCTATACAGGAATTAAAGACGTCAATAAAGCCACGGTCGAAGCAGCAAAAGGAATGGGGATGACCAGCTGGCAAATTCTAATTAAAGTGGAATTACCTTTGTCCATTCCCATGATTATGGCGGGTATTCGGACAGCTGCTGTGATTAACGTGGGTACCGCAACACTCGCTGCATTTATCGGAGCCGGCGGACTTGGCGATTTCATTTTCTTAGGTATTACACGTGGCATTGATGGTTTAATCCTACTTGGTGCCATTCCAGCTGCGTTATTAGCCATTCTATTGGAAATCTTCTTCGGCTCATTAGAGCGTTGGACGACTCCAAAAGGCTTGAAATGAGGGATTGTATGACAAAACGCATAGTGTTGAAATGTCTATTGCTGCTCTTCGTCACATCATCACTTGCAGGCTGTATTTTTATCGAAGAAGATTCCTTAATCGTGGGATCCCGAAACAATACAGAAAGCATTATTTTATCGAATATTATGGGACAGTTAATTGAAGCGGAAGCGGATATTGATGTCATTTATAAAGAAAATTTAGGAGGGTCCAACGTAGTGTGGACGGCCATGCTAAATAATAATATCGATGTGATACCAGATTATACCGGAACCATTGTCATCAACTATTACCAAGAAACAGCAGGAGATGCTGAAGAGACTTTGGCTTCTACCAAAAAACTTGTTTCGGCAGATGGCATTACGGCATTGGAATCATTTGGTTTTAATAATACGTATACGCTAGCGTTAGACGAAGATCAAGCAGAAAAATTGAATTTGGTCACGTTCAGTGATTTTGCAAAAGTTTCGTCTGACTATACGTTAGGCGCAGTGTTTGAATTTATCGATCGACCGGATGGATTGCCCGGCTTTAAAGAAGAATACGATTTAGAATTTAAAGATGTAAAAGGAATGGATCATGGTATGATGTATCGCTCTATTAACGCGGAAGAAGTAGACGTCATCAATTCGTATACAACAGATGGACAACTGCAAATGTATAATTTACGCGTCTTAGAAGATGATCAAAGCTATTTCCCGCCGTATCATGCGTTACCATTAGTACGAACTGAAATCATGGAACAATACCCAGAACTTGAAGAAGTCCTCCTTCAGTTAGCGGGGGAAATTGATGAACCTGCTATGCAAGCGATGAATGCAAAAGTAGACAACGAAGGCCAAATGGTTGAAGTTGTAGCTAAAGAGTTTTTGCAAGAAGCTGGTCTTATTGAGTAAAGAATAAGCGCGGTAGAAGGCTTTGCTAGTTTCCTTATATAGGAATGGCAAAGCCTTTTTAACAGACTCAATAAAAATTTGAATAATCAGTCTTTTTTATATCATTTTAATTGAAAAGGGCGTATGATAAAAACAAAGGAGGAGGAGTCTCAATGGAAGCTACCTTTGCTTTTGTGCCTATGATTGTTCTCTCCGCCATCATCGTTGTGCTCATTATGTCTTATTTCGTCTTTCATCGTTGGGCAAAATGAGTGCAAAAAAACGTCACACTTAGGGAATTCAATCCCAAGTGTGACGCTTTTTTGTTACACAAACAAATGACCGAACAACACAAGAATCGGCAGCGTGATGATGGTACGTAATACAAAAATGACGGCCAGCTCCCAAAACTTAACGGGAATGTTCGAACGTAAAATTAAAATACCAATCTCAGACATGTAAATGATTTGTGTTAAGGAAACTCCTGCAAGAACAAAGCGTGTCAGCTCACTATCAATACCGCTACCAAGTACAGCAGGTAAAAACATATCTGCAAAACCGACTAAAAATGTTGGTGCGGCTTCAGCTGCTTCCGGTAAGCCAAACAGCGTGAGTACTGGAATTAACGGATAAGAAATAATTTTGAAAAGAGGTGTGTATTCTGCTACGATCAACGCGATGGTACCAAGAGCAATAACAAGAGGAATTAACGCTAACCAAATATCTAGCACTGTTTCAATTCCAAGTTGTACAAGTTTTTTCGGGCTTGCTGCGTTTTTCGCTTTGCGACGAGCTTCGTCAAAACCCCATTGCAAAAGTGGTGCATCTTCCGGAATGGTATCATTGATTTGTTTCCCGACTGGTGCGTAATAAACATCTTTTTTAAGAGACAATGGTGGGATGCGTGGCATAATGATGGCGGCAATGAGACAAGCAACCGATACCGACAAGTAAAAAGGGAAAAATAGATCTTGAATTTCAGCAACGGTGGCGACGACTAAACTAAAAGCAACAGAAGCAATCGAAAACGTTGTTGCAATGACAGATGCTTCACGTTCTGTGTAGTTGCCTTCATCGTATTGCTTCATGGTCACCAAGACTCCAACTGGAGCTGCACCCATCCATGATGCCATCGCATCGATTGACGAACGGCCGGGTAAAGTAAAAACGGGGCGCATAAATTTATTAAGCAAAGTGCCCACAAATTCCATTAAACCAAATTCTACAAGTAGCGGTAGCAAAATTCCCGCAAACAAGAACCATGTTAATAACACAGGCGCCAAATCAAAAAGAACAACGCCTCCTGTAGCTCTTGAAGAAATCACTTCAGGTCCAATTTCATAAAAGGTCATGATGCCAAATGCAAAAGCGAGCACACGAACGATTAAACCAAATGGTCCGTTAATAAACGTGGTCCGTAAAAATGACGAATGTTGAACGAAAGTTGGTTTTGTAATAGTGGCAAGTACACTAGCAAGTGCAGAAAATCCAAGTAAAAAAACAATAAATGCAGGAATCACATCGCCGAATGCTGTTAAGAGAAAAGAGGCTAAAATACCGACACCGATCGTAATTTCATCGTTATAAGAGATAGGACATAAGAATAACAATGCGCCGAGAATAGAAGGAATTAAAAACTTCCAAGTGTCGATGGGTTCAATTTTCTTTTTTTCGTTTTCGAGCATAATTTATAATTCCTCCTTTACATAGTGAGTAGTCAAAAATAGCATTTTGTATTTAATCATGTATAGACTATACATGATTAAATAATCGAGTGACAAGAAAATAAAAAAATTTTTAGTTAAATCGAATTTTTTTACTTATTTTTATAGGCTAAGTATATTGTTGTGAACAAAATTACAATAATAGTAGTTTAAAAGTATTATGAAGAGAAATGCATATTCATAAAAATTTCCGAGTATAAAATACACGTTTAAATAACTTGATAGAGGGAAATATCGTCAGTACAGCTAGATTATTTAGGAGGAAAAAAACATGGTAGACAATCAGCAATCAATCAAAACAGTAAATGACTTAATAAAAGATATCAAAGTAGCGATGTTTACGACGATTTCTTCAGACAACAAAATTATTTCACGTCCAATGCAAACGCAAGAAGTAGAATTTGATGGAGAGCTGTGGTTTTTAACGAAAAAAGACACAGAGAAGTATCAAGAAATTGCCAGCAATCCTAACGTTAACTTAGCCTATGCAGGGAAATCCTATGTTTCTATCAGCGGAACTGCTGAATTTATTGAAGACATGAATAAGAAAAAGGAATACTGGAACCCGATTTTTGATAAAGTGTTAGATACTAGTTATGACGATCCCAATGTCGTATTGATCAAAGTAGATGCAGAATCAGCAGAGTATTGGGATTCGGGGAATACGTTAAAGTCAGTTAAAACGTTAGTAAAAAAACTGACAAACAATGAAACAAACAAAGATGAGAAAGAAATAAATGATACGGTAGATTTTAACTAAAGCTATACGCATATTAAAAAGCTCACAGACCAAAGTTGTCTGTGAGCTTTTTTCTGCTTTTGAGCGTGTATATAGCAGGCAATTTTTAGTGGAGTTTGTTTCTATTTCAGTTTTTACTCTACAGCAATCAATTCTTTTGTCACAGTACCATCTGAATCGACTGACTTTACTTCGCCAAAACCTTTAACCATATAGTAGGTATGACCGATTTCTGAAAACTCGGGATTTGCTACGACTGTCACTTCTACAGCATTCGTAAACGTTTTATACGGTGTTTTTACAGTGACGCCTGTATTGGTAATCTTACGAGGAGCTGTATCCATCATATCGGTATACCATGCTTGACCAACTTTTACAGGATACACTAGCTCAGTGTATGATTCTGAATAAGGCATACCAAATGTATACTGATCGTAAGTCTCCAATTCCAACGAATCTATCAACATGGACTCTTCTTTATTGGTGATGGTCCACACAAAACCTAAAGGCAATCCAGCGCGCTGAGGCACGTAATTATAGACATGACGTTCAATACCATATTCTGTATCGTACACATAGTCTTTTGTTTTATCTCTCAAATACGATTGTGCAATTGTTGCACTGTTTTTAAATTTCGGTTCAAGACCACGTGCTAAAAATGCGGAAAATTGACCACGAGTTACTTTGGTGTTGGGACGGAATGTTTTGTTTGGATAACCGTTGGTAATATTCGCTGCTACTATTTTCTGGACGGGTTCATAAACAGCCATGTTAGGTTTTAAATCTGTAAAGTTTGTTTCAGCACGAAACGGCACAATAAATAATCTGGATAAGAGAAACGCCATTTCTGCTCGTGTAATGGTGTTGTTTGGACGGTACGTACCATCCGGATAACCTGTAATTAATTTTGCTTTAGCTGCGGCTGCAATGGAACCGCTTGCTTTGTGAGAAGCGGGTACATCTGAAAATCCTGTTTTTTGTTGTTTGCTATCAAATCTTTTTAAACGCCCAATCATAATCACGGCTTCTGCACGAGTTACTTCTTTCTCAGGTCGCATCGTACCATCAGGATAGCCTCGTAAAATGTCTCGCTTTATCAAGTAATTGATTTCATCGTAAAAGGAATGTGATGCTGGAACATCTGAGGCTGCAGCAACAGGAAGAGCTAGAGACAAAACCAATAAGAAACTGAG includes these proteins:
- a CDS encoding 2-hydroxycarboxylate transporter family protein codes for the protein MKEKKQNTPPDLPVRHNLGTFSIFNIPILWFAIFTAIALYAMYTDNLPAGMIGALLIIMVLGELLGWIGDHTPIVRTFLGGGAIVAIFGSAYMVYSGLMPESTTTLITEFMKDGDFLNFYIAALITGSILGMESKVLVKAGVRYALPLLAAVAGAVLLAALVGLVLGFSVQDAVLVIAMPIMGGGMGAGAVPMSQVYSEMLGNEPGYYLSILVPALALGNVFAIIIASILNIVGKKYPSLTGNGQLIKGFHYEKKEAPEYSLAKMGIGVLAAVSFYMLGNLLGDVIPLHPYAIMIILVAGLKVANIMPEVIVEGASQWYEFVARNWTNALLIGIGVAYTDLAAVLDALSIEYVLIVLAVVIGAVIGSGVVGKFMGFYPIEAAITAGLCMANMGGTGDVAVLSAARRMELMPFAQISSRLGGALILLLASIFIPFFI
- a CDS encoding ABC transporter permease, with protein sequence MNNLNIIEQLVEQAQMRWQDVIQATSVHIQLVFFSMLIAVVLGVTLGILITRVPSLATVVLGGAGVMQTIPSLALLGFMIPIFGIGVNTAIAALFLYSLLPIIRNTYTGIKDVNKATVEAAKGMGMTSWQILIKVELPLSIPMIMAGIRTAAVINVGTATLAAFIGAGGLGDFIFLGITRGIDGLILLGAIPAALLAILLEIFFGSLERWTTPKGLK
- a CDS encoding betaine/proline/choline family ABC transporter ATP-binding protein (Members of the family are the ATP-binding subunit of ABC transporters for substrates such as betaine, L-proline or other amino acids, choline, carnitine, etc. The substrate specificity is best determined from the substrate-binding subunit, rather than this subunit, as it interacts with the permease subunit and not with substrate directly.), with amino-acid sequence MLKFENVSKVFNGGFKAVDSVSFDIPEGEFLVLIGPSGSGKSTTMKMINQMVPHTSGTISINGQDIMSLNASELRRNIGYVIQQIGLFPHYTIEKNIATVPELKGWSKEEIRVRVKELMELVGLDPEVFASRYPKELSGGQQQRVGVARALASNPEIILMDEPFGALDPITRDQLQFELISLQRKLKKTIVFVTHDMDEALKLGDRIAIMKDGKLLQLDTPEKLLREPSHGFVEEFIGKHRITQNPELMPVSAVMTEKVITAQIGMSPSKALVMTRQHQITSLIIVNEAGALVGLVSSYKLIKKIDEIHSLEEIMEAPKTVLPLSATAKEAIVLMTTAQLGIIPILDETLRVKGLVTSGTLLSALSSQWTEMEEVNE
- the dcuS gene encoding DcuS/MalK family sensor histidine kinase encodes the protein MNSPRFKLSSIIIFFICLVVLISLSVTIFLITNVTSRNIENQLEQKAINTSRTVAESQIVKSGLVFSEMEEGIQEYAQAVQQATNVLFVVVIDMEGVRKSHPDPKKIGKSFMGGDEIQALRGKDYTSKSTGTLGESLRSFTPVMDTEGTQLGVVVVGISLEEVQSAIQQSQFKILTGSATGLLVGIIGAFWLAWYIKKSLFGLEPYSIARIHEERNQMLQSVYEGVIAIDVDSKVVLVNKSARRIFHQAGLMTKEPIGMDIGDFLPGAMLEQMLKQTAPELDEEQNFNGVSVISNRVPLIVNGHVIGAIATFRDKTEVNLLAEQLTGIRLYADTLRAQSHEFMNQLHVLLGMIKLEEYEQVKQFIAKLTDHQVHEVGAVTQHIKDPVLSGFIIGKISYARETQVELVVHCETEIPQPKDGSVTHELITILGNVIDNAIDSVQGQQQRSVAVRFSYIDELLELTVTDSGPGIALHMQETIFSKGISSKEGKNHGFGLYLSKRSVEKLEGSIDVLSDENQTIFSIVVPYEAGGELV
- a CDS encoding pyridoxamine 5'-phosphate oxidase family protein, which codes for MVDNQQSIKTVNDLIKDIKVAMFTTISSDNKIISRPMQTQEVEFDGELWFLTKKDTEKYQEIASNPNVNLAYAGKSYVSISGTAEFIEDMNKKKEYWNPIFDKVLDTSYDDPNVVLIKVDAESAEYWDSGNTLKSVKTLVKKLTNNETNKDEKEINDTVDFN
- a CDS encoding response regulator → MINVLIVEDDPMVAELNRQYVAKVNGFTVIGHASDSSKAVELLATVEVDLLLLDIHMPGMDGLDFLRQLREEKEDVDVILITAASDVGQIQQALRLGAIDYLIKPFEFNRFQESLLQYKAHHFSLDRKNKVDQQELDQMLQKKSHSAQRSDAVPKGLTKTTLKKIIELTLAIDRDTFSTEDIAEISRISRVSVRKYLKFLTEIGYLEENLDYGIGRPIYRYFIKRKNRHVIIPYL
- a CDS encoding YjiH family protein; this translates as MLENEKKKIEPIDTWKFLIPSILGALLFLCPISYNDEITIGVGILASFLLTAFGDVIPAFIVFLLGFSALASVLATITKPTFVQHSSFLRTTFINGPFGLIVRVLAFAFGIMTFYEIGPEVISSRATGGVVLFDLAPVLLTWFLFAGILLPLLVEFGLMEFVGTLLNKFMRPVFTLPGRSSIDAMASWMGAAPVGVLVTMKQYDEGNYTEREASVIATTFSIASVAFSLVVATVAEIQDLFFPFYLSVSVACLIAAIIMPRIPPLSLKKDVYYAPVGKQINDTIPEDAPLLQWGFDEARRKAKNAASPKKLVQLGIETVLDIWLALIPLVIALGTIALIVAEYTPLFKIISYPLIPVLTLFGLPEAAEAAPTFLVGFADMFLPAVLGSGIDSELTRFVLAGVSLTQIIYMSEIGILILRSNIPVKFWELAVIFVLRTIITLPILVLFGHLFV
- a CDS encoding glycine betaine ABC transporter substrate-binding protein, translated to MTKRIVLKCLLLLFVTSSLAGCIFIEEDSLIVGSRNNTESIILSNIMGQLIEAEADIDVIYKENLGGSNVVWTAMLNNNIDVIPDYTGTIVINYYQETAGDAEETLASTKKLVSADGITALESFGFNNTYTLALDEDQAEKLNLVTFSDFAKVSSDYTLGAVFEFIDRPDGLPGFKEEYDLEFKDVKGMDHGMMYRSINAEEVDVINSYTTDGQLQMYNLRVLEDDQSYFPPYHALPLVRTEIMEQYPELEEVLLQLAGEIDEPAMQAMNAKVDNEGQMVEVVAKEFLQEAGLIE
- a CDS encoding SPFH domain-containing protein, whose translation is MGFFGNQFSDVVEWEEFREDMIFWKWTNNEVKKGSKLIIRPGQDAIFMNNGKVEGIFEDEGEYDIESEIVPFLSTLKGFRFGFNSGMRVEVLFVNTKEFTVRWGTQNPINIPSPQLPGGLPIRANGTFQFKVSDYIGLIDKIAGVRNSYVVEDVKIRITAILDQLLMRWISKEGRDMFNLQANAHEIGKGIQDDLNMQLMDDGMKVTGFQVMSFNYPKEIQDMINKSASHGMVGDVSKYQQISVADAMGKSSGSNTASDMAGMMMGMNIAKDMMNDQTEDSHKQQAAVHSTESTSQSESGGKTVPKFCPNCGQKNEGAKFCPNCGQKLS